A portion of the Ignavibacteria bacterium genome contains these proteins:
- a CDS encoding OmpA family protein: protein MNGSSPSSRRIAANSTVTVEGHTDRSGEAEYNQKLSQRRADATASRLKVPADRAKGFGSSDLLYDNATPEGRLYCLTVPI, encoded by the coding sequence ATGAACGGATCATCGCCGTCATCAAGGCGGATCGCTGCCAACTCGACCGTAACTGTGGAAGGTCACACAGACCGTTCGGGTGAAGCCGAATACAATCAGAAGCTATCTCAACGTCGGGCAGATGCAACGGCAAGCCGACTCAAGGTCCCTGCAGACCGTGCAAAAGGTTTCGGCAGCTCAGATCTTCTCTACGACAACGCAACACCCGAAGGCCGACTCTACTGCCTTACGGTGCCGATCTGA